A single Triticum dicoccoides isolate Atlit2015 ecotype Zavitan chromosome 2A, WEW_v2.0, whole genome shotgun sequence DNA region contains:
- the LOC119355373 gene encoding ATP-dependent RNA helicase SUV3L, mitochondrial-like — MAAAIAASLIRRTTSSPYRRLLLPTFSHLHRPAPQSPSPWPPSQHRFLSSDATDDPDRKLPPLDPKQLWRELSTAEPATGSSRLPKATWDDVVALTRRFAKDPAIADQALALYIPSSEFPTYARHFRHFIPARLSQESAERLLSLPGEDAHALLLPAFAEYCLNYHADQLRQNKSVMAAADLTAPHTWYPFARAMRRRVVYHCGPTNSGKTHNALARFSAAKSGVYCSPLRLLAMEVFDKVNALGVYCTLRTGQEIKEVPFSNHVACTIEMLSTEELYEVAVVDEIQMMADPVRGYAWSRAVLGIKADEIHLCGDPSVLKIVRKVCADTGDDLEVHQYERFKPLVVEAKSLLGDLKNVRSGDCVVAFSRREIFEVKLAIEKFTKHKCCVIYGALPPETRRQQATLFNEQDNEYDVLVASDAVGMGLNLNIRRVVFYSLSKYNGDKMVPVAASQVKQIAGRAGRRGSVYPDGLTTTFLLDDLDYLIQCLQQPFEEAQKIGLFPCFEQVEMFASQFPNLTFTDLLDKFRDNCRIDKTYFMCQQDSIKKVANMLERVQGLSLKDRYNFCFAPVNIRDPKAMYHLLRFATHYSQSRRVSIAMGMPKGSARNDTELLDLETKHQVLSMYLWLSHHFEEDNFPHVQKAEEMATNIADLLGKSLAKASWKPESRQQAKQRREEIESDSNAEQASDNDAKNVSKVGYERTRSLPKTFPRTRHNSSLNLLA; from the exons CGACCCTGATCGGAAGCTGCCTCCGCTGGACCCGAAGCAACTGTGGCGCGAGCTCTCCACCGCCGAGCCTGCGACGGGCTCGTCGCGGCTCCCCAAGGCCACGTGGGACGACGTGGTGGCTCTCACCCGCCGCTTCGCCAAGGATCCCGCCATTGCCGACCAGGCCCTCGCGCTCTACATCCCCTCCTCAGAGTTTCCCACGTATGCTCGGCACTTCCGCCACTTCATCCCTGCGCGCCTCTCCCAAGAATCCGCCGAGCGGCTCCTTTCTCTCCCGGGCGAGGACGCGCACGCCCTCCTCCTCCCGGCCTTCGCCGAGTACTGCCTCAACTACCATGCGGATCAGTTGAGGCAGAACAAGTCCGTCATGGCTGCGGCCGACCTCACGGCGCCGCACACCTGGTACCCCTTCGCCCGCGCCATGCGCCGGCGGGTGGTGTACCATTGCGGGCCCACCAACAGCGGCAAGACGCACAACGCACTCGCACGCTTCAGCGCCGCCAAGTCCGGTGTGTACTGCAGCCCGCTCCGGCTCCTCGCCATGGAGGTATTCGACAAGGTCAATGCACTCGGTGTCTACTGCACCCTCCGCACTGGCCAAGAGATAAAGGAAGTTCCCTTCTCCAACCATGTTGCTTGCACTATTGAGATGCTGTCCACGGAGGAGCTCTACGAAGTCGCCGTGGTTGATGAGATACAGATGATGGCTGACCCTGTCAGGGGCTATGCGTGGTCACGTGCTGTTCTTGGGATCAAGGCAGATGAGATACATCTCTGTGGTGACCCTAGTGTGCTCAAGATTGTTCGTAAGGTCTGCGCAGATACTGGAGATGATTTGGAGGTGCATCAGTATGAGCGGTTCAAGCCACTTGTTGTCGAGGCCAAGTCGCTACTTGGAGACCTCAAGAATGTTCGCTCTGGTGATTGCGTTGTTGCCTTCTCACGCAGAGAGATATTTGAGGTGAAGCTGGCAATTGAGAAGTTTACGAAGCACAAGTGTTGCGTCATATATGGAGCTTTGCCACCGGAGACAAGGCGCCAGCAAGCAACATTGTTCAACGAACAGGATAATGAGTATGATGTTCTTGTAGCGAGTGATGCGGTCGGTATGGGTCTGAACCTTAACATTAGGAGGGTTGTGTTCTATAGCTTGTCCAAGTACAACGGGGACAAGATGGTACCTGTTGCTGCTTCACAGGTAAAGCAGATAGCTGGGCGTGCTGGTCGGAGGGGAAGTGTTTATCCAGATGGACTCACAACCACTTTCTTGTTGGATGATTTGGATTATTTAATTCAGTGCCTGCAACAGCCGTTTGAGGAGGCACAAAAAATCGGTCTTTTTCCTTGCTTCGAACAAGTGGAAATGTTTGCCAGTCAGTTCCCCAACCTCACTTTCACTGACTTGTTGGATAAGTTCCGTGACAATTGCCGCATCGACAAGACATACTTCATGTGCCAGCAGGATAGTATCAAGAAGGTTGCTAATATGCTCGAGAGGGTCCAGGGTCTCTCCCTCAAGGATCGCTACAATTTTTGTTTCGCGCCAGTTAATATAAGGGATCCGAAAGCCATGTACCATCTTCTGAGATTTGCTACTCATTATAGCCAGAGCCGTCGTGTTAGCATTGCGATGGGAATGCCGAAGGGTTCGGCAAGGAATGACACTGAACTGCTGGATCTCGAGACGAAGCACCAAGTCCTGTCGATGTATTTGTGGCTGTCACACCATTTTGAGGAAGATAACTTTCCTCATGTGCAGAAAGCTGAGGAAATGGCAACGAATATTGCTGATTTGCTTGGCAAGTCACTTGCCAAGGCATCCTGGAAGCCTGAATCAAGACAACAAGCAAAGCAGAGGCGAGAAGAAATAGAGAGTGACAGCAATGCTGAACAGGCGTCAGATAATGATGCAAAGAATGTTTCCAAAGTTGGTTATGAAAGGACGAGGTCGCTTCCTAAAACATTTCCAAG GAcaagacataattcttctttgAACCTTCTGGCCTGA